One window of Treponema denticola genomic DNA carries:
- a CDS encoding SIR2 family NAD-dependent protein deacylase → MDKEKNDYDKLFLEITKAKHLVAFTGAGISTLAGIKDFRGKDGLYKQPNTEKMFDIDVFYRDPSVYYGMAKEFIYGLEEKQPAIVHTVLAALEKRGILKAVITQNIDLLHQKAGSKNVIEVHGSPSVHYCISCSYTETFEETAKTAKTGAVPLCPKCGSPIKPAITFFGEALPQKALMQAETEASKSDFMLVLGTSLLVYPAAALPAYTLRNGGKIAIVNNQPTQFDSYTDLLFEDLEETFEKIEKKLQNL, encoded by the coding sequence ATGGATAAAGAAAAAAATGATTATGACAAACTTTTTTTGGAAATTACAAAAGCAAAACACCTCGTCGCCTTTACGGGGGCCGGAATAAGCACCTTGGCCGGAATCAAGGACTTTAGGGGAAAGGACGGCCTTTATAAACAGCCGAATACCGAAAAAATGTTCGATATAGACGTCTTTTATAGGGATCCTTCGGTTTATTACGGAATGGCAAAAGAATTTATCTACGGATTGGAAGAAAAGCAGCCGGCAATCGTGCATACCGTTCTTGCCGCCCTTGAAAAAAGAGGCATCTTAAAAGCCGTAATAACCCAAAACATTGATTTACTCCACCAAAAGGCGGGAAGCAAAAATGTAATTGAGGTACACGGTTCCCCATCGGTTCACTATTGTATAAGCTGCTCCTACACCGAAACCTTTGAGGAAACCGCAAAAACAGCTAAAACCGGAGCCGTGCCGCTATGCCCTAAGTGCGGAAGCCCGATAAAACCGGCAATAACTTTTTTTGGAGAAGCCCTTCCTCAAAAAGCCCTGATGCAGGCAGAAACGGAAGCTTCTAAGTCGGATTTTATGCTGGTTCTAGGTACAAGCCTTTTGGTCTATCCTGCAGCGGCTCTTCCGGCCTATACTTTAAGAAACGGAGGTAAAATAGCGATAGTAAACAATCAGCCTACTCAATTTGACTCCTATACGGACCTTTTATTTGAAGATTTGGAAGAAACTTTTGAAAAAATAGAAAAAAAATTACAAAATTTATAA
- the truA gene encoding tRNA pseudouridine(38-40) synthase TruA translates to MEIFQNQKNILLTLSYDGTNFCGWQKQTKEGTETFRTVQGELEKALAKIHKHPIETNGSGRTDSGVHAARQAVNFFSDIKSMKASNFLPALNSILPKDIRVIDAAEVSPLLHARFNALSRTYRYKIKCGKIIFAHEQPYTWHIRRYPDIAALNEMASCLSGELDCTAFSAAGDQSISKSRYIKKAVFFIENDYLIFEICANAFLWKMVRSIVGTLLHLDEIGASKKDFKDILESKMREKAGPTAPPQGLFLWSIEYPKDLLKTPPDSF, encoded by the coding sequence ATGGAAATCTTCCAGAATCAAAAAAATATCCTCCTTACCCTCTCCTATGACGGTACGAATTTTTGCGGATGGCAAAAACAAACCAAGGAAGGAACTGAAACCTTCCGGACGGTTCAAGGTGAATTGGAAAAAGCCCTAGCCAAAATTCATAAACATCCTATAGAAACAAACGGCTCAGGACGTACGGATTCAGGAGTTCATGCAGCCCGCCAAGCCGTAAACTTTTTTAGCGATATAAAAAGCATGAAGGCCTCAAATTTTTTACCTGCCCTTAACTCAATCCTGCCTAAGGATATAAGGGTTATTGATGCAGCCGAAGTGTCCCCCCTCCTGCATGCGCGCTTTAATGCTCTTTCAAGAACCTACCGCTATAAGATCAAATGCGGCAAAATAATATTTGCACACGAGCAGCCCTATACTTGGCACATAAGAAGATACCCCGACATAGCCGCCTTAAACGAAATGGCCTCCTGCCTTTCAGGAGAATTGGATTGTACCGCTTTTTCTGCAGCCGGAGATCAAAGTATAAGTAAATCACGCTATATCAAAAAGGCAGTCTTTTTTATCGAAAACGATTATCTTATTTTTGAAATTTGTGCAAATGCCTTTTTGTGGAAGATGGTACGCTCAATAGTAGGAACTCTTTTGCATTTAGACGAAATCGGAGCTTCCAAAAAAGATTTTAAAGATATCTTAGAATCAAAGATGAGGGAAAAGGCAGGCCCCACAGCTCCGCCCCAAGGCCTTTTTTTATGGTCTATAGAATATCCTAAAGACCTGCTTAAAACACCGCCGGACAGTTTTTAA
- a CDS encoding protease PrsW has product MLTNMQIAALMFLSFALSIIWAFIIIRKENLSLKPLLYIFLFSFFAVLISILMQTIVYFLSQNFLKTTGYAYGILFDCFIHSSLPEETVKALLFSIFVKLLWADKMKNMDEITPAQTRANIRILMLLSVFYGLIFASFENLAYAIRYPEAIWLRTFTSNILHACLGVYYLEISMVKKTGKIIKPFLFTWGIHGLYNMFFSIGSYFVIFGIVIVFFVISNAVSRYDRFKSN; this is encoded by the coding sequence ATGCTTACAAATATGCAGATTGCAGCACTCATGTTTCTTTCTTTTGCACTTTCAATTATTTGGGCTTTTATTATTATAAGAAAAGAAAATTTATCGCTTAAACCATTATTATATATTTTTTTGTTTTCATTTTTTGCAGTCCTTATTTCAATTTTAATGCAGACTATCGTATATTTTTTGTCTCAGAATTTTTTAAAAACTACAGGATATGCTTACGGTATTCTTTTTGACTGTTTTATTCATTCTTCTCTGCCGGAAGAAACCGTTAAGGCCCTGCTTTTTTCTATTTTTGTAAAATTGCTTTGGGCGGATAAGATGAAAAATATGGATGAGATTACTCCGGCCCAAACAAGGGCGAACATAAGGATTCTGATGCTTTTATCGGTTTTTTACGGCTTAATTTTTGCCTCTTTTGAAAATCTTGCTTATGCAATACGCTATCCTGAAGCAATTTGGCTTAGGACATTTACTTCAAATATCTTACATGCATGTTTGGGTGTATATTATCTTGAAATAAGTATGGTTAAAAAGACGGGGAAGATTATAAAGCCTTTTCTTTTTACTTGGGGTATACATGGCCTTTATAATATGTTTTTCTCCATAGGTTCTTATTTTGTAATCTTCGGAATAGTTATTGTGTTTTTTGTTATTTCTAATGCGGTAAGCAGATATGACCGCTTTAAGAGTAATTAG
- a CDS encoding DUF2225 domain-containing protein, translating into MIRKQAEKESRTGSITFYSKEQIQCPVCSTKFKREELHSGGGRLIAGDLTDELRRLYEPSAKYGEIFPTVYNLTVCHKCLYTAFPQDFSIPSRPVIEKLFENTETRYEAVKGLFHNVDFTKSRGLNEGAASYYLAMLCYELFEEKFSPTIKQAICAIRAAWLFDELGKKYPEENYKYVSDLFYKKTTFLYRRALELESTGKEIIAGLKSFGPDVDKNYGYDGIIYLSALLEYKYGQKLDMEMRLKRLDYHKFALAKMFGLGKSSKNKPGPILEAARSLYDTLKVELKDVED; encoded by the coding sequence AAATTTAAACGAGAAGAATTACATTCCGGCGGCGGGCGTCTGATAGCAGGAGACCTTACCGATGAGTTACGCAGGCTTTATGAACCGTCAGCAAAATACGGAGAAATATTCCCTACAGTATACAATTTAACGGTATGTCACAAATGTCTTTATACGGCCTTTCCGCAAGATTTTTCAATTCCCTCCCGTCCTGTTATCGAAAAGCTTTTTGAAAATACCGAAACAAGATATGAAGCAGTAAAAGGTCTTTTCCATAATGTTGATTTTACAAAATCCCGCGGTTTAAATGAAGGAGCAGCCTCTTATTACCTTGCCATGTTATGTTACGAGCTTTTTGAAGAAAAATTTTCTCCCACAATAAAGCAGGCCATATGTGCCATAAGAGCGGCATGGCTCTTTGACGAGCTGGGGAAAAAATATCCTGAAGAAAACTATAAATATGTTTCAGACCTATTTTATAAAAAGACAACCTTTCTTTACCGCCGAGCCCTTGAGTTGGAATCGACCGGAAAAGAAATAATAGCAGGCTTAAAATCGTTCGGTCCTGATGTAGATAAAAACTACGGCTATGACGGTATAATCTATCTTTCAGCCCTCCTTGAATATAAGTACGGCCAAAAGCTCGATATGGAAATGCGCTTAAAACGCTTGGATTATCACAAATTTGCCCTTGCAAAAATGTTCGGTTTAGGAAAATCAAGTAAAAATAAGCCGGGACCGATTTTGGAAGCGGCAAGAAGCCTTTACGACACTCTCAAGGTAGAACTGAAGGATGTAGAAGATTAA